The sequence TGGCAGAGGGACTTGGCTCCCTCTTCGGGCAGACAGGACTGTTCTGGAAAGCAAGGCAGAGTAGGGGTCTGCTGTTAATGATGAGCCAATGGCTGCGAGCCAGAGAAGAGACCTGGGCttgagccccagccctgccctgctcagCCTCAGTGTTGTCATCTGTAGCACAGGGATCTTTCTGGGGGCTCCAAGCCCCAACAATCTGCTCCCTGGGCGCAGTAGGGCAGGATATCTGGCCTCTCCACCCCACAAGACGCATGCCTCAGAAAGGGCTACAGACCCACTACAGCAGGGGCAATAAGGTGGCATTCCCTGTTTTGAGAGGTAGTCTCTGGGAgacaccccagcccctggaaaggGGCCACTCACCCAGGCCTGCCTACCACGGGGCAGGGATGCTCTGAGCCATCTCATCTCCCTTCAGCCATGGCTGGGGCCATGTGGAGGCCAGCTTAGTTCAGGGCTCCCAGTGAGGCTGAGATAGGCTCCCCTTGCCTCTCCCACTCTGTGAACTGTAAAATTGACCTTTCCTGACCATTCTCCTGCAGGATGGTTGGGGGTGCAGTGTCTTTGGAAGGAGAGGGGTCTCAGGATTTGAAGCTCTGATACATTTGATTTCTGGTTATAAGGCCAAAGATGCCCAAAGGTCCTTTGTGGGGTTTCCTCAAAAGACGAGGTGCTCACTCATTCTGCAAGGGGAAACCCTGCTCTCCTCCCAGCTTCAGATGGGACCCAGATCTCTCCACACATCCAGTGGCTATGGTTGGGCTAATGTGGCTGACATTAGCCCATGAACTTGGCCCAAAGGGCCTTCTGAGCCAAAATCCCTAGGTTTAGGAGCTACATGAAGAGCCACACTGCCCTTAAATGATCACACACCCTTGGAAGCAATGGGGACTGAGAGCACTGTACTGATAGTCAGGAGCCaagtgctgtgtgaccttgagtaaacCCCTTCCTTTTCTGTTTGGGAAGAGGGAAGATCAGGGATTGGACGGGAGTCTTGATACAATCCACCCCTTCCAGTACAAACAGGCCCTCTTGGTTTCATCCAAAACATATTTAGGAGATTTGGGGTTAAGCTGACCCTTGAACTCAGGTGTCCAGACTGTCTATCCCCCAGATTCTCAGTTTTCAGACCCAGCATGAGGCACATCAGCTCATGTCTGGCCTACCAGTAGCTCTCCATGTGGCTCCTGAGTTGGGACTAAGGCTTCTAGGCCTTGGCCAGGTGGGATGGTGTCTTCAGAGCCCCTGAGTATCCTTCACCTGGAAGGGCATCCAGGTCCCAGCCTGGACAGGGACAGGGTCACAGGCTCCAGTTGGCCACTTCAGCTTTGGGAACCGTGAGACTGAGAATCCCAGGGATAATCTGATTCTATCTCAGAGACAGAGTGGTGACACAGCCCAGTCCAGGCTTGGAGCAGGACTCAGCACTGCTTGGTGGCTGGAAGGAGCCCAACTCTCCACAGCTCACAGGGAGGGGTCAGGTCCACCAGCTCAGGGTCAGGAGCTGCCATGCTCATTTCACAGAAGTGGCACCTGCAACTCACAGAGTGTAGGGCCCCTGCTCACCCTCACAAACTCAAGGGGGTCAGGATCAGTCTTGGAGCAGTCTCTGAGAtcctcttttttattatttttttttatttttattattattttttttaatttatttttcctttgtctccccaaagccccccggtacatagttgtgtattcttcgttgtgggttcttctagttgtggcatgtgggacgctgcctcagcgtggtctgatgagcagtgccatgtccgcgcccaggattcgaactaacgaaacactgggccgcctgcagcagagcgcgcgaacttaaccactcggccacggggccagcccctgagatccTCTTTTAAGGCCTAGGTGGCCCCCATGCCATTAGAGATGGGCTATGGAGGCCAACCTTGTTCCCTCTCCCCTGGTCTCAGTCCCATTCCCGCTCACCCCCAGGCCCAGGTCAGCCTCTCTGGGGCCCACCGTGGGCAGGCTTCTAGTCTTCTCGCTCCAAGAAAGGGCCAGCTCTACCACATGTTAGACATGTGGGTAAGGGGCCTGGGCAGCTCAGGTCCCCAGGTTGAGGAGGGTTCCCCAAACCTCACCCCCAGCCACCTCGCCTCTCAGAAAAGAGGTATTCAAGGCAATCTATCACGCACCTCGaaattcttccagcttctgcCCATTTCCaaattccaaagccacttctaTTTTTAGGTATTTATCACAGCAGCACTTCACTTcaggtaccaaaatctgtattagtttcttattgctgctgtaacaaattaccacaaatttggtggcttaaaacaacatacatttatcattttatagtttttggaaGTCTGAAATCCAAAATCAATTTTACTTGGCTAAAAACAATGTGTTGGCAGGACTGCATTCTTTCTTGGGGCTCTAGGGGAGattccatttccttgccttttccagtgtcTAGTGGatgtctgcattccttggctcatggccccttcctccagcaaACTACATCATtttgacctctgcttccatcatcacatctccttctctcactctgatgctcctgtctccctcttacAAGGGCACTTGTGATTACACTGAGCCTACCTGAATAATCTTGGATATTctttccatctcaaggtccttgaCTTAATCAAATCTGCAAActtccttttgccatgtaaggttaACATATTGCCAGATTTGGGGGATTAGGATGTAGGcatctttggggccattattctcCCTACCACAGGAGGGGTAGGGATGCTTTACCAGTCCCAAGCCCCATCCAGAGGGCTTATCCAGGACTGAGAGTCATGAGGGGGGATCAGGCCACTGTTCTGGCCGACACTCTGGCTGGGGGCTAGCTGGGGCCCAGAGCTCCAAGAAACAGGCGCCTGCCTCTGCTGCCGCCAAGGACAGCCTGTACTCCTGGCATGGCCGCCATGCAGAGATCAGGTGCACTTGAGCCTGAAGTGGCCATGGCTCAACTAGAACAGCTGCCTGGCTTGGGTGGGAGGCCAGGCCCTCACAGCTTCCTCTCCCTGCTGACTGGAAAATGTGACAGCTGCTGTCAGGTCAGATGTGAGCCACACGGGAAGTTCCAGCTCCATTCTAGAAAATGCACCCACTGTTGGCTTATTGGTGGACGTTTACTGAGCTTGAGGAACGCCAGACCTACATGGAGCCCCAGAGAGATGAGAAGGACAGGAAGGTTTCCAAATGCATGCGGCATAATATCACTGGTGCTGGCAGAAGCATGGGCTAGGGGCTGGCCAGGAGAACACAGCAGTCAGGTGAGTGTTCCAGAGACAACAGCATTTGCTTTGGAGCTTGAAGGACAGGATGATTTGGACTGGTAGTGGTGGGCAAGGGCATTTCTGAGGGGTGCACTAGGTGGGCAAAAGGAGGGAGATGTGTTTAGGGAATGGAGAATTCTACAGGGAGGCTGGAGTCTAGGGCAGTGGAGAAAAGAATCCAAAGGTGGATGGGGAAGAACGTGCTGGCCTACAGAAGTTGAAGTTCTCAGAGCCAGTCAGCAGTGGAACACTTTGTCTGATGGAAGCTTACTCAGAGCACGGATGGGGCCTTGGGAGGAGTCCCCAGGGCCTTTCTCATAGTCACCCTCCCCTACTCTTCAGGCCTGGACTCTGCAGGACACAGAGACAACACTCAGGTCATGAGGAGCCAACCAAAAGTTTAGGGCAGGGATTGGGAGCAGTTAACGGCCCAGAGTCCAAGAGGGATGCGGGAGAGCAGAAAGAGTTTGGGCAGCACATTTCAATAAAGCAGCTAGATGGGCCCCATGGAGAAACACACAGGCAGCTGGGAAAAGCATCCAACTGTGAGGgaaagtctcagtttcctccactgtgGAAAGAGGGGATGAAATTGTTCTTCCAGAGTACATTGATCAGGGACCCCCCTGCCCCCTCTGCCATGCTCAGGGCTCTGGTTGAAGGTGGCTGGGTGGGCAGCAGACACATCCCTCAAGACCTCAGGGCCAACAGAGCCTGGACTCAGCCCCAGATCTTCCTGCCATTCTGCCCCCAGGGCTCCATGACACATGTTAAAGGAGGCagctggctctggctctggccccaggaaggagggaggagatagGGCAGGTGAGCCTGGCTTTCCCTGGGCTGGAGCCACTGGCTGATGTGGCCTGAACCTCAGGGCACTCAGGCCCTGgtaaggagggagaggaggggctgagggaagatCTGGGCTGCCAGGCTATTAGCCTCTTGGTGGCTCCATctccagagagcagagagaagtcAAGAGCTTAAGATAAAttcctgccttccctcctttctAGACCGCCGTATCTATGTCTGCCTTGTGTTGCTGTTGAGCACCAGACAGACACATGAGGGGACAGGGCCCTCCCTGTGTCTGCCCTCCAAGGGGGGCAATGGAAACACTCTCAGTGCCCCATAAAAGGTGCAGCCCTTGGGCTCCTCACAATCATCTTATTAAGATAAAGCACTCGGTCCCATTTCTCAGGCTTGGAAGCCAAGGCTGAGGGAGGTGAAATCATCTGCCCAATGTCACATCCTGGTGAAAGGCAGATGCCAGGATCTGCACCCAGGCTGACATTGCTCCAACACTGGAGCTCAATGTCCGAGGCCCAATCAAGCCAGTGGCTGaaggctggaggccctgccccACCAGTCTCAGGAGAGTCAAGCCTCATAGTTTTCTGGGAAGGAAGTTGTGCCCAAGCGTGGCTCCTGATTCAGTGACCCCCGCTGCTCCTACACTGTCACTCTCCATCATTATGCTCTCTTGGGGTGCCATACCCTCATGCTTGCCAAGGCCTTTCCTCACAATGGGCCTGCAGCCGAGCGGGTGAGACCATCAGGGAAGCCAGCACTGGCTGAGGTGTGGCCCAGGCTGTGTGACAAAGGGGCaacagactgctaggagatcaggGCAGCTGCCCTCGATGCCACTGAAGACAGCAAGAGCCAAAGGGCAcaggcagaggagaggaaggtCAACAGGGTGATGCCCTAGGCAAGACAAGGTCTGAGAGCACAGAGGGGCTTGGAAACCCAGGAGCTTTACTCTGGCTGTGCCTCACCTCACCTTCTCAGGTTCCTTCTGGAGCAGCCATGAGGGAGAGGCCCTGGCTCCTCTTCAAGGGAAGCCAGGGGCAGCCTAGGGTCCACGCAGCTGGGTCTGGGCAGGGGGCAGGATATCAGGGCTCTAGCAGATGCTGCGTAGTCTCTGCTCAGGCAAATGCAACCCCTAGTCACGGTGGAGGAGTCACTCAGGCCAGGAATGATTCCAGCAATATAGACTTCCCAAAGGCAAGGACCTAACTTCCCATTTTCACTTGGCCACCTCCCACCACGCTACCTCAAGCAGGCCATATCTTCCCTTGGGGAGTTCCTGCCTGGGGAGTGGCACTCTGAGACTAAAATGAAGCTGCCACCTTGTGCTGGCCTTGGAGCCAGAAGAACCAGCTTCTCGCAGGGAAAGGAGATGCCGAAGGTCCCACTGCAAGACACAGCCCTGGAACCCAGCATCCTGGCTCTAGAAGAGGATGCTGCCCACCAGACCACACTGCCTCTGGCCACCGCACCACCAAGTCAGGCCCTTGAAAGTACCAGGGTTGGGAGTGGAGGAGTCTGGAGGAAGGAGCCAGCCTGGTCTGCTGTGTTCCCCAGGACTCACCCTGATGCAGGCTCACATTAGCATTTGCCCACCTGGAGGTTTGACGTCACTGTGGACAGACAGGCTGAGCCTTGAGGGCTCCTGGTGGCCGCAAGTCTGCAAAGAGTAGAGTTGGAATGGAGGTCACAACCCGGTGCCCACTGTCTCAGCTCTTCATTCTCCCCAGCTACAACCAGGGACAGATGGGTTATCTGAAACTCCAAGTTGACTTGGAAGGGATGTTTTAGCTAAAAGGTATAGGAGTAAAAAGTAAACACAAGTCCTGCTCACCTCTCACTGGCTCAAGACTCAGTTACATGAATGTGGACATATGACCCCAGAACTGTGCAGCAAGGACCTTCAGCCCCAACCCTCCAGGAAGTGGGCAGCCATCCCTGATGAGGCTCAATGAGGTTCCTGTGCTCACAGCCTAGACCCAGTCAGCAAAGTGGCGGGAGCACCCTCAGGGCAGTGGGGGGCTAAGTCAACCCTTAAAGTGAGATGTTTAGTGCCAGTCCCCAGCATCCAAGGCCAAAAGGAGCACCCACATGCTTTCCTCCACACTGCTCTCGCACGTCTCCACCAGGTGGGAGACTGACCACCAGAAGGAAGCCCTTACCCCCAGCACTGCCTGGGGGAAAGGGGTGAGGGGACCCACAAATCATGGTAACAAAACACTAGGTCACTACTTGTCGGTCTCTCCACACTTTATTGACCATATCTCCCAACATGCCCAGAGCATTTCCACCCACAGAAATAGCTGGCAACCTGCCCTTGGCCATCATGTGATGTGATGGGGCCAGACTGGGAATCTGGGTGTGCTCAGCTTCTGAGCAGAACTATGGATGCCCCTGCTCTTCGCCACCCCAGGAAGGCAGACTACTCCTAAGTCTCCTAGAAACATAGAGCATGTGGAATCGCAGAGCCATGGGAAATGCCACAAGCATCTGGGGTTCTGGAAGGTGCCATCCACTTCCTTCCAAGTAGCATTCCAGGAGGAAGTGTCAGCCAGGCACTCTGGGAGGCTGGGGCCCTGGCCAGGCATCTGTggggcagccatgctgtggcccaGACCTCTGGATATGCAGGAACCGGGGCCTAAGGAGACAAGGACAAGGGGCTAGTTACTGCCTGGGCAGTGGGGAATGAGCAGAAAGTGGAAATAGTACACTCTCTCCACAGCCGGAGCTGTGGATGATCTGAGTGGAAGGACCAACATACCTTTCGGGGCTCGGGGGTGGACAGGGCCTTACCTCCCACAGAAGTCCCTGCGCACAGCCACAAGATCAAGAGATAGGTCAGGCCGGCTTTGAAGCCAGCTGCCGATGAGCTCTGGGTGTCTTGGGTCCACTTCTAAGAAGATGCTTCTACATTAGGGAGAAATGGGTCAGCTCCACGAGGCAGTGCTGGGACCTGCATTTCTGGgctgcccaggctgggaggggtAGGGACAGAATGACTGCCAGGGTAGGCCCAGTACacagtgggaagggaggaggctgCTGGGGACAGACCAAGGAGACCCGCTCCATCCATACCCAGAGTCCTTCAGGAGCCAAGATGCCAGTGCCAGGATGTGGGTAATGACATCCATGCCCTCCTCTCCACCATCCAGGGCTGCTGGGTCTTCATAGCTGAAAGGGAAAACAAGTGGGAGGTGAGAGCCTGGATAGGGTACGTCTGAAAGGTTGGGAAAGCTAAGCAGGGCCCTCCCCAAAAAGAGTCCCATGGAACTTACACTCTGGCCTGAGAGGAAAGTCTGAGGACTCAGAGGAGGGGGCCCTCTAATGATGGCAGTTCTGATTCCCCAACCTCCTATAGGCAGCACCTTACCAGGAAGTGCTGGGCATGCTCAGTGACTCTCACTGACTGACAGCCCCCATGACATGAGGGTCTCCCCACAACTAGGCTGTTCCTGTTCATGGTCTGGGAAAAACAATGTGTGTATGCTGGAACTGGCCCTGACATGCCTGAGAGTCCAGAAAGGGGGAGCCAGTACCTTGACCCACATTACCGCTGCCTCGTCCAGGGGCTCCTGGGCTACCCCTGGTTCTTAGCCCGTGTTTGGGAACAGGATGGCTCAGTGCAAAGCCTGGAGCACTTAGGCCCAGCTTTCCTGCTAAGCCCCCACACAACCTTCGACAAggcaccttccctctctgggcctcagtcttctgTAAAATGATGCACCCATTTGAGCACCTTCTATGTATGCTGCACTGCATCTGATATTTCAGTCATCACTGAGTCTTCCCTATGGCCCTGCAAATCTCTATCACTCCCCTTTCAGAGgtaggaaatgaggctcagagaggtccagTGGTCTTGTATAGGAAGGCAGAAGCTGAACCCAAGGAGGTCTGTGAGCTCCAGAGTGAGCCTCTCTCAATACCACTGGCCCTTTTAGcgcccccaccctccctgtcCCTCTTGATGGTGTGGTCCTCCAGGGCCGACCCATTCCATTAGGCCTTCTCAGGCCTGGTCTCCCTGTCCCATGCCACTCTGCACCTGCGGATCTCAGGGGCCAGCTGCTCCATGTCCTGGTGGAAGACGTAGGGAGGGTTGCTGACAATGAGGTCCATGGGGCCCCAGGGCACAAAGTGTGCCCAGCTCCCCTCTGTGGGCAAAGGGAAAACAGCAGAGAATGAGAGGTAAAGGGTGGTAGCTCCACCTGCCACCATGTCCCTTGGGTAGTCCCTCTCCCCATGTTACACTGTGGGCCTGTCTCTGGACCTGAGGAGCCAGACTTACAGACTAGTGCTCAAGGTCCCCAGCCAGCAGCCTGGCTGGGAATGTGTATGCtttgacaccccagcccttcacCTCGAATGTCTttgccctctcttcttcctgtcaAAAACCTCCTCAATCAGCAAGACTCAGCTCAAGTGTCACCTTTAGGAAGCCCTCTTGATTGCCTGGGCAAATCAAGAGCCTCTGTCCTCTGCAGCCCCACTGGGCATGCCACACTCTGCCTCACAGCCAGCATGGATTGAGTGCATGCAGAGCAGGCCCAACCTCACTCAGTCGATTTCTGGTGGCTCTGTTTACTGGTCCCACCCTTTGCCAAGTGCTATACCAGGTATTATCACACTCCATGGAGGGGACACATGAGGCTCAAGGATCCTGCAGGTACATGATGGAGCCAGAACCCCAAGGACACTCTTTAAAGGCCATGGCCAAGCTGTCATGCCTGGGTCAGGTGAGGGCAGGGATGGCAATCAAGTACTTTGGTCCTAAAGGCTTTCTCTTGAGCTTCAGCTTATCTCTTAACACCATCAAGCCCTAGTTAAACTCATTAGTTATGGGGCATTTAGAAGATAAGAAAGACCCTGTGGCTGGTCCCCTCATGGGTCAGGTCAGCCCAGGAGGCAAAAGGGACTTGCCTGTCCTCAGCAAGGATTGGCCTGAGATACCCcttgcgtgtgcatgtgtgtgtgaatgcatgtTGGGGAAGCCCTCCCGCCATCTCCGCAGAGTGCCTCATCCACCCAGCAGCACCTATACCCAGGATCCCCACCCCAGGGAAGTTGGGTGGGGAAGGTACCTAAGGTCACATCAAGGGGCATGATCCGAATCCTGTCTTGCAACTGAAGCCTGGAGAGATGGGAAGGTGAGGGTGAGCATGGAGGGCAGACTCCTACCCCTGGCTACAAGGACTGGGAGAATAAACCCTTCTTGGACCAGCAAGATACCTGGTACTCACTGTCCATTTGTAACCCTGTGGAACCCATGTCAGGCTACACCCATAGAGTGGAAATTGGTGGGTTTGATACCTGAATAGGGTTGATCAGGCCCCAAAGTCCGACTCCCCCTACCCTGACCCTCTGGTCCCCCCAGCCCGCCTACCTCTGAGCGTTCTCATGGGTCAGGCAGATGGCAGCTTCTCCCTTATCCACAGCAATGACTCGGCTCTGCCCCAAGAACAAACCAAGGGTACGTGGGATGCAAGGTGATGGGAGAAGCCAGGCCTAGGGACCAGAGTGCTCCTCCAACCCCTACTGGAAGATGAGGGAAATACCCAACAGCTTTTCCCACTCTGTGGCCAGGGCCTGGCCAGACAGAAGTGGATGGGAGTTAGAGGCTATGATCATGGTGCCTAGGGACAGCCTGGTCCCCCTATTTCTAGTCACTTCCCCTCAAGTGCTTCTAGCAGAGACAGGTGGGGAAGGGATCAGCAGGAAGGACAGTAAGTGCCAGTCAGTCTAcccagggtggggtggagggata is a genomic window of Equus asinus isolate D_3611 breed Donkey chromosome 21, EquAss-T2T_v2, whole genome shotgun sequence containing:
- the HEMK1 gene encoding MTRF1L release factor glutamine methyltransferase isoform X2, which translates into the protein MPVQYILGEWDFQGLSLKMAPPVFIPRPETEELVEWVLEEVTQRSHVVGAQGGPLILEVGCGSGAISFSLLSQLPQSRVIAVDKGEAAICLTHENAQRLQLQDRIRIMPLDVTLEGSWAHFVPWGPMDLIVSNPPYVFHQDMEQLAPEIRSYEDPAALDGGEEGMDVITHILALASWLLKDSGSIFLEVDPRHPELIGSWLQSRPDLSLDLVAVRRDFCGRPRFLHIQRSGPQHGCPTDAWPGPQPPRVPG
- the C21H3orf18 gene encoding uncharacterized protein C3orf18 homolog isoform X1; this translates as MAAMQRSGALEPEVAMAQLEQLPGLGGRPGPHSFLSLLTGKCDSCCQVRCEPHGKFQLHSRKCTHCWLIGGRLLSLRNARPTWSPREMRRTGRFPNACGIISLVLAEAWARGWPGEHSSQVLYIRKKKRLEKLRHQLMPMYNFDPTEEQDELEQELLEYGRDAASVQAAASAQATQGKTTLPSQGPLQRPSRLVFTDVANAIHA